From a region of the Pseudanabaena sp. ABRG5-3 genome:
- a CDS encoding IS982 family transposase, whose amino-acid sequence MNNEIVAIYCLCDDILRAMNHRGDSQQQMSDAEVMTTAIVAVVYFCGNFEKARKHLSEPQYIPKMLSRSRFNRRLYRVEPMLWVLFEALGQAWKQLNTESVYSIDSFPIPVCDNIRIPRSKIYDGNEEYRGYQASKKRYFYGIKIHLMVTESGEPVEFFLTNGSFADVRGLQVFPFALPERSVVYADKAYNDYAVEDLLLEAENIQLSVMRKSNSKRPVPAYVQFLQHHKRKVIETTGSLISQFLPKSIHAVTAKGFELKVMLFVLALSVNLWVAT is encoded by the coding sequence ATGAATAATGAGATTGTAGCGATTTATTGCTTGTGTGACGACATTCTGCGAGCAATGAATCATCGGGGCGATAGCCAGCAACAGATGAGTGATGCTGAAGTAATGACCACAGCCATAGTTGCAGTTGTGTATTTTTGCGGAAATTTCGAGAAGGCAAGAAAACATCTGTCAGAGCCACAATACATTCCCAAAATGCTGAGTCGGAGTCGGTTCAACCGAAGATTGTATAGGGTGGAACCAATGCTATGGGTATTGTTTGAAGCTTTAGGACAAGCATGGAAACAACTGAACACCGAATCGGTTTACAGCATTGATAGTTTTCCGATACCCGTTTGTGACAATATCCGCATCCCAAGGTCAAAAATCTATGATGGAAATGAAGAGTATCGAGGCTATCAAGCCAGCAAGAAACGGTACTTTTACGGTATTAAAATTCATTTGATGGTTACGGAGTCGGGAGAACCTGTGGAGTTTTTTCTAACTAATGGTTCATTTGCTGATGTTAGGGGCTTGCAAGTATTTCCATTTGCTTTACCTGAAAGGTCTGTAGTCTATGCAGATAAAGCTTACAACGATTATGCCGTTGAAGATTTATTGCTTGAAGCCGAGAATATCCAACTCTCAGTTATGCGAAAAAGCAATTCAAAACGACCTGTACCTGCCTATGTTCAGTTTCTCCAGCACCATAAGCGTAAAGTAATTGAAACTACTGGCAGTTTGATATCACAATTTTTACCTAAATCGATTCATGCTGTTACTGCCAAGGGCTTTGAGCTTAAAGTCATGCTCTTTGTCCTTGCTCTTAGCGTTAATCTATGGGTCGCAACTTAG
- a CDS encoding type I restriction-modification system subunit M: MAQMTPDDINKIVWRACDTFRGTIDPAQYKDYVLVMLFLKYLTDLRNDKREEYRQKYKGDETRVERAMSRERFHIPEKADFDYLYEQRDSQRGKKSIGELIDEALATIEDANKEKLEGVFRNISFNSESNFGETKERNDRLKHLLEDFSQLDLRPSQTGDGQTGSRDVIGDAYEYLIGKFAADSGKKGGEFYTPPEVSTLLAQIVAPKAGDRIYDPCCGSGSLLIRAAKEIGDGNVALFGQEMNAGTWALCRMNMFLHGFDSAETERGDTIRNPKRIKDDALEKFNVVVANPPFSLDKWGAEKAEHDQWKRFDRGIPPKSRGDYAFILHMIASMAATDGRAGVVVPHGVLFRGSSEGKIRQKLIEENLLEGVVGLPANLFFGTGIPAALLFFNQVKNDDKVFFIDASRDYEEGKNQNRLRSQDIEKIVKTWKDRQNVAKYAYLASVDEIRENDFNLNIPLYVDTFEEEEEIDIAAVQQEIDGLEKELAEVRQRMAGYLKELGLTS, translated from the coding sequence ATGGCACAGATGACACCTGATGATATTAATAAAATTGTTTGGAGGGCTTGTGATACCTTTCGGGGAACAATCGATCCCGCACAGTACAAGGACTATGTACTGGTGATGCTATTTCTGAAGTATTTGACGGATCTGCGAAATGACAAGCGTGAAGAATATCGCCAAAAGTATAAGGGTGATGAAACTCGTGTAGAACGAGCGATGAGCCGAGAACGTTTTCATATTCCCGAAAAGGCTGATTTTGACTATTTATACGAGCAACGAGATAGTCAGAGAGGGAAAAAATCGATTGGGGAATTAATTGATGAAGCCTTAGCGACGATTGAGGATGCGAATAAGGAAAAGTTGGAAGGGGTATTTCGGAATATTAGTTTTAATAGTGAGTCCAATTTTGGTGAAACGAAGGAACGTAACGATCGCCTCAAGCATTTACTAGAGGATTTTAGCCAGTTGGATTTGCGTCCATCACAAACAGGCGATGGTCAAACGGGCAGCCGTGATGTGATTGGTGATGCCTATGAATATCTAATTGGTAAGTTTGCGGCGGATAGTGGCAAAAAGGGTGGTGAGTTTTATACACCGCCAGAAGTCTCGACTTTGTTAGCGCAAATTGTTGCGCCTAAGGCGGGCGATCGCATTTACGATCCTTGCTGTGGATCTGGTTCATTGCTAATTAGGGCGGCGAAGGAGATTGGCGATGGTAATGTGGCGCTATTTGGGCAGGAGATGAATGCGGGGACTTGGGCGCTCTGTCGGATGAATATGTTTTTGCATGGGTTTGATAGTGCAGAAACCGAGCGTGGGGACACGATTCGCAATCCGAAGCGGATTAAGGATGATGCTCTCGAAAAATTTAATGTGGTTGTGGCAAATCCACCATTTTCGCTAGATAAGTGGGGAGCAGAGAAAGCCGAGCACGATCAATGGAAACGCTTCGATCGCGGAATACCGCCAAAAAGTCGGGGTGACTATGCGTTTATTTTGCATATGATCGCTTCGATGGCGGCGACGGATGGACGGGCTGGTGTGGTTGTGCCGCATGGGGTGTTATTTCGCGGTAGCTCGGAAGGTAAGATCCGTCAAAAATTAATTGAAGAAAACCTGTTAGAGGGTGTGGTGGGTTTGCCTGCTAATTTATTTTTTGGTACTGGCATTCCTGCGGCTTTGTTATTCTTTAATCAGGTGAAGAATGACGATAAGGTTTTCTTTATTGATGCGAGTCGTGATTATGAGGAAGGCAAAAATCAGAACCGTTTGCGATCGCAGGATATTGAGAAGATCGTCAAGACTTGGAAGGATCGCCAGAATGTGGCTAAGTATGCCTATTTAGCATCTGTTGACGAGATTAGGGAAAATGATTTTAATTTGAATATTCCGCTTTATGTGGATACGTTTGAAGAAGAGGAGGAGATTGATATTGCGGCAGTGCAGCAGGAAATCGATGGATTAGAAAAGGAACTGGCGGAGGTGCGACAAAGGATGGCGGGATATCTCAAGGAATTGGGGTTAACTTCATGA
- a CDS encoding heme oxygenase (biliverdin-producing), which produces MSQGLATKLRVGTQKSHSAAESTDFIKCFLKGVVNKTAYSRLVGNLYFVYKAIEEEFEVHKNDPILSKLYYRELWREKSLELDMLFYFGSNWREAVKPTPACEKYLARIREISATDPVLLVAHAYTRYMGDLSGGQILKKIAKESMGLADGDGTAFYEFDDIRNHGEFKKNYRAALDTLPVDEATAQRIVDEANASFHMNMAMFRELEGNWLLALTKFGWNSLVTKIKGEPKNTSVRRESNAAS; this is translated from the coding sequence ATGAGTCAAGGTTTAGCAACAAAGTTGCGCGTAGGTACACAAAAATCTCACTCAGCAGCAGAGAGTACCGATTTTATTAAATGTTTTTTAAAGGGTGTAGTTAACAAGACAGCCTATAGCCGACTCGTCGGGAATCTTTACTTTGTTTACAAAGCGATCGAAGAAGAGTTTGAAGTTCACAAAAATGACCCTATCCTCAGCAAGCTTTACTACCGTGAGCTATGGCGCGAAAAGAGTCTCGAACTCGATATGTTGTTCTACTTCGGCTCTAACTGGCGTGAAGCAGTAAAGCCTACCCCTGCTTGCGAAAAGTATCTGGCTCGTATCCGCGAGATTTCGGCTACTGACCCCGTATTGCTGGTAGCTCATGCTTACACGCGCTATATGGGCGATCTATCTGGTGGTCAAATCCTCAAGAAAATCGCTAAGGAGTCGATGGGACTAGCTGATGGTGATGGGACTGCTTTCTATGAGTTCGATGATATTCGCAATCACGGTGAATTCAAGAAGAACTATCGTGCGGCTCTCGATACTTTGCCTGTGGATGAAGCAACTGCTCAGCGCATTGTTGATGAAGCAAATGCTTCGTTCCATATGAATATGGCAATGTTCCGTGAGTTGGAAGGTAACTGGCTATTAGCCTTGACCAAGTTTGGCTGGAACTCTTTGGTCACTAAGATTAAAGGTGAACCCAAAAACACCTCTGTTCGCCGCGAATCAAACGCTGCTAGCTAA
- the ndhC gene encoding NADH-quinone oxidoreductase subunit A — MLVLSGYEYLLVFIIVCTLVPISGLVLSGLLSPQQSGAAGRTTYESGCEPVGGAWIQFNIRYYMFALAFVIFDVETVFLYPWAVAFSKLGLLAFVEALIFISILILGLVYAWRKGALEWS; from the coding sequence ATCTTGGTTTTAAGCGGATACGAATACTTACTGGTATTCATCATCGTTTGTACGCTTGTCCCGATATCGGGATTAGTCCTATCTGGTCTTTTAAGTCCACAACAGTCTGGAGCCGCAGGTCGTACTACCTACGAATCTGGCTGCGAACCTGTTGGGGGAGCTTGGATCCAGTTTAATATTCGTTATTACATGTTCGCCCTTGCCTTTGTGATCTTCGACGTGGAAACAGTGTTTTTGTATCCTTGGGCAGTCGCATTTAGCAAACTAGGCTTACTTGCCTTTGTTGAAGCACTCATCTTTATTAGCATTCTCATCTTAGGTCTAGTCTACGCTTGGAGAAAAGGAGCCTTAGAATGGTCATGA
- a CDS encoding Ycf51 family protein, translating into MSLTPALFGQLAQGMGIFVLVCALITGLAVARQWSWRYRMVGVTLFSVVLVVGLFSLSFEPITRSSTEGSAPFKLVYDRFGPQATIAVEPTITPEQLQSTLTQASNNLFSSGRNGQGQEQLTIYARTIVHPKEGLSQPIYLGRVKRSLSLRNDPNIEIEIFKDQFAKLSQNTTS; encoded by the coding sequence ATGTCGCTAACGCCCGCTTTATTCGGACAGCTTGCACAAGGAATGGGCATATTTGTCTTGGTCTGTGCTTTGATTACAGGATTGGCTGTCGCTCGGCAGTGGAGTTGGCGCTATCGGATGGTAGGTGTAACCCTGTTTTCAGTTGTGCTAGTTGTAGGACTTTTTTCCCTCAGTTTTGAGCCAATTACCCGTTCGTCGACTGAAGGATCTGCCCCATTCAAACTTGTTTACGATCGCTTTGGTCCTCAAGCCACGATTGCAGTTGAACCCACAATTACCCCTGAACAGCTTCAATCCACGTTAACCCAAGCCAGCAACAACTTATTTTCGTCTGGACGTAATGGTCAAGGACAAGAACAACTTACAATTTATGCCCGAACCATCGTTCATCCTAAAGAGGGATTGTCTCAACCCATATATCTTGGTCGTGTAAAGCGATCTCTCAGCCTGCGTAATGATCCCAATATTGAAATTGAAATTTTTAAGGATCAATTTGCTAAGCTTTCCCAAAACACAACATCATAA
- a CDS encoding carbonic anhydrase, with amino-acid sequence MNETHPNRDKNIKNMLSLLAIAIVAITCLFLSTPVFASSGGSHWGYGGTENPTQWGQLNRDFELCEFGKAQSPINIKNPVVSTPTNINFDYKPTPLVVVNNGHTIQVNYEQGSSVSINGEKYSLLQFHFHTPSEHTINSKASALELHLVHRNDAGKLAVVGVLLTEGLANPVIEEVWQNIPETGKTNTVSDRLINAINLLPRSKAYYSYVGSLTTPPCSEGVKWNLLVEPMAVSEEQIEAFAKIYQVDARPVQPTNGRSIELHR; translated from the coding sequence ATGAATGAGACCCATCCAAATCGTGACAAGAATATTAAAAATATGCTGTCACTGTTGGCGATCGCCATAGTAGCTATTACATGTTTGTTCCTATCTACACCAGTATTTGCAAGCTCTGGAGGTTCGCATTGGGGATATGGAGGCACAGAAAATCCAACTCAGTGGGGACAACTAAATAGAGATTTTGAGCTATGTGAGTTTGGTAAAGCTCAATCTCCTATCAATATCAAAAATCCTGTTGTCAGTACACCAACAAATATCAATTTTGATTACAAGCCTACTCCTTTAGTAGTGGTCAATAATGGTCACACCATTCAGGTCAACTATGAACAAGGTAGCAGCGTGAGTATTAATGGCGAAAAGTATTCTCTACTCCAGTTCCATTTCCATACCCCTAGCGAACATACAATTAATAGCAAAGCCTCTGCTTTGGAACTGCATTTAGTTCATCGCAATGATGCAGGAAAGCTTGCAGTAGTAGGAGTTTTACTTACTGAAGGTCTTGCTAATCCTGTGATTGAGGAAGTGTGGCAGAATATTCCTGAAACAGGCAAAACAAATACTGTTAGCGATCGCCTAATTAATGCGATAAATCTCTTGCCAAGAAGTAAAGCCTACTATAGTTATGTGGGTTCTCTAACTACGCCACCATGCAGCGAAGGGGTGAAATGGAATCTTTTGGTAGAACCTATGGCGGTTTCTGAAGAACAGATTGAAGCTTTTGCCAAAATTTATCAAGTTGATGCGCGTCCAGTGCAACCGACCAACGGTAGAAGCATTGAGTTACATCGATAA
- a CDS encoding DMT family transporter, which translates to MLLHQVSGRSRLGLALSLLTVLLWGFLAIALKIVLQELDPFTVTWFRFTVSGVVLGAYLAIRQQLPTWQQLQKVSLPVFLVAVGGLSLNYILFLIGVGKTSANNAQVITQIAPVMMGMASLVIFKEKYNYKQWGGVAILICGLLLFSHDQLRSLVTSFDTYMWGNILLIIGAIVWAFYGLAQKQLLLNLPSTSVLLCLYLSAATLFAPMAHPDRLLTLSALPMIALIFCAFNTLIAYGAFAAALEHWEASRVSAVITLAPLVTLAASAILPNFVPQFLPPSPLSWLGYLGAIAVVFGSMVISLGASRQSKP; encoded by the coding sequence ATGCTTTTACATCAAGTTTCAGGGCGATCGCGTTTAGGTCTAGCGCTATCACTGCTCACGGTTTTGCTATGGGGATTTTTGGCGATCGCGCTGAAGATTGTCCTCCAAGAGCTAGATCCCTTCACAGTTACTTGGTTTCGCTTTACCGTCTCAGGAGTTGTGCTGGGGGCATATCTAGCAATAAGACAGCAACTACCAACATGGCAACAATTGCAGAAAGTTTCCTTACCAGTGTTTTTAGTAGCCGTTGGCGGACTATCACTGAACTATATTTTATTTTTAATCGGTGTAGGTAAAACCTCAGCCAATAATGCTCAAGTCATTACCCAAATTGCACCTGTAATGATGGGCATGGCTTCATTGGTCATTTTTAAAGAGAAATACAACTACAAACAGTGGGGCGGCGTAGCGATTCTTATTTGTGGATTATTGCTGTTTTCCCATGACCAATTGCGATCGCTAGTTACCAGCTTTGACACCTATATGTGGGGCAATATTTTGCTCATCATTGGTGCGATCGTCTGGGCATTTTACGGACTTGCACAAAAGCAACTCTTGCTCAATCTTCCTTCAACTTCCGTGTTGTTATGCCTATATCTCAGCGCCGCAACACTATTTGCACCAATGGCACATCCAGATAGGCTGCTTACACTATCAGCCTTACCCATGATTGCGCTGATCTTTTGTGCATTTAATACTTTGATTGCCTATGGGGCATTTGCGGCAGCGCTCGAACATTGGGAAGCCTCACGGGTCAGCGCCGTAATTACCCTTGCACCCCTCGTCACCTTAGCCGCCTCGGCAATCTTGCCCAATTTTGTCCCCCAGTTCTTACCACCTTCACCGCTAAGTTGGCTAGGTTATCTAGGTGCGATCGCTGTAGTATTTGGCTCAATGGTCATTTCTCTAGGTGCAAGTCGTCAATCCAAGCCATAA
- a CDS encoding putative bifunctional diguanylate cyclase/phosphodiesterase, giving the protein MRKDFSESLLELFSLVDNLIASEQLNSQQQDNLQNIKSLGENLGKYFDHAEREISSLKQRIKQLYQSNQYIDSRNENEVDTLLALVFARMRQSITIDELLETVVLEIHQLLHNDHVIAYQLSQQSLEESNLFIGYESVSDPARSLLEQRLPTIYTDPEWLERYQTSISQIVNDIDAPNVDPKLRESLSPLGVKSVIAVAIPSGKKLWGLLVLHQYDVVREWQSWEVELLEKLGTQLTISIHQLQLLVKSDSIRVERDQIIARLHYSQLHDSLTGLPNRDSFMSLLDLAFTKLQTNSNRNFAVLFIDCDRFQSINDNFGISIGDQLLQEISKRLNIYRKINVIIARVDSDEFAILVENFDSQESVINLANQILESIKQPFLINENQIFTSVSIGIVISDLEYIYANEILRDANIAMHHSRRLGRGKYALFSTDMNQGAKVRWQLENDLRYALERQEFHLVYQPIVSLHQHQLTGFETLLRWVHPLQGLISPQEFLAIVEETGDIIQIGYWVLETACNQLRQWQQDFPNIPQLTLGINVSTLQVVQSDFVERIQEIITEKQILPNLIKLEITESILMENIEVSSQKLEQLREIGVQVHIDDFGTGFSSFSYLKNLPIDVLKIDRSFTNKVATDIKSQRIIQSILRLANSLGMGIIVEGVETSEELEYFESLGGSSIEVQGYFISHPLDTDKATQWIQTTI; this is encoded by the coding sequence ATGCGAAAAGATTTCTCTGAGTCATTGTTAGAATTATTTTCCCTTGTAGATAACCTAATTGCATCCGAACAACTAAACAGCCAACAACAAGATAATCTCCAAAATATAAAATCTCTTGGCGAAAACTTGGGTAAATATTTTGATCATGCAGAAAGAGAAATATCTAGTCTCAAGCAAAGGATCAAACAGCTTTATCAATCTAATCAGTATATAGATTCGCGTAATGAAAACGAAGTTGATACTTTATTAGCTTTGGTATTTGCACGGATGCGACAGTCCATAACTATTGATGAACTATTGGAGACAGTTGTTCTTGAAATTCATCAGCTATTGCACAATGACCATGTAATTGCCTATCAACTGAGTCAGCAATCCTTAGAAGAAAGTAATCTATTTATTGGATACGAATCGGTTAGTGATCCTGCGCGATCGCTGTTAGAACAGAGACTCCCAACAATCTATACTGATCCTGAATGGCTAGAAAGGTATCAAACTTCTATTAGCCAAATTGTCAATGATATTGACGCTCCTAATGTTGATCCGAAACTTAGGGAATCCCTTAGCCCCTTAGGCGTAAAATCAGTGATTGCTGTAGCGATTCCTAGTGGTAAAAAGCTGTGGGGACTTTTAGTCTTACACCAATACGATGTTGTGCGTGAATGGCAGAGTTGGGAAGTTGAACTACTGGAAAAATTAGGCACTCAACTTACTATTTCTATCCATCAATTACAATTACTAGTCAAATCAGACTCGATCCGTGTAGAGAGGGATCAGATTATTGCGAGGTTACATTACAGTCAACTCCATGACTCATTAACAGGACTCCCCAATCGCGATTCATTTATGAGTTTGCTGGATCTTGCCTTTACAAAATTACAAACTAACTCAAATCGCAACTTTGCAGTTCTCTTCATCGATTGCGATCGCTTTCAGAGCATTAATGACAACTTTGGTATATCTATAGGCGATCAGCTACTACAAGAAATTAGTAAACGTCTGAATATATATCGCAAGATTAATGTGATTATTGCGAGGGTTGATAGTGATGAATTTGCGATTCTCGTTGAAAATTTTGATAGCCAAGAAAGTGTTATAAATTTAGCTAATCAGATTTTAGAAAGTATTAAACAACCATTTCTGATTAATGAAAATCAAATTTTTACCTCTGTTAGTATAGGTATTGTTATTAGTGATCTTGAATATATTTATGCTAATGAGATTCTCCGAGATGCCAATATCGCGATGCACCATTCACGAAGGCTAGGTAGAGGAAAGTATGCTCTATTTAGCACGGACATGAATCAGGGGGCAAAGGTAAGGTGGCAACTAGAAAACGATTTGCGCTATGCCCTCGAACGCCAAGAGTTTCATTTGGTCTATCAACCAATAGTGTCACTACATCAACATCAGCTAACAGGATTTGAAACATTATTACGTTGGGTACATCCTTTACAAGGTCTGATATCTCCGCAAGAATTCCTAGCCATAGTAGAGGAAACAGGGGATATCATTCAAATTGGTTATTGGGTTTTAGAAACAGCCTGTAATCAGTTACGACAATGGCAACAGGACTTCCCTAATATTCCTCAACTTACATTAGGTATTAATGTTTCAACATTACAAGTTGTGCAATCTGATTTTGTAGAACGGATTCAGGAAATTATTACTGAGAAACAGATTTTACCTAATTTAATTAAGCTGGAAATCACTGAATCAATTTTGATGGAAAATATTGAAGTTTCTTCGCAAAAATTAGAACAGCTTCGAGAAATTGGGGTGCAAGTACATATTGACGATTTTGGGACTGGTTTTTCTTCCTTTAGCTATCTTAAAAATTTACCAATTGATGTTTTAAAAATTGATCGTAGCTTTACTAATAAGGTTGCTACTGACATTAAAAGCCAAAGAATTATTCAGTCAATTTTGCGTCTGGCGAATAGCCTTGGTATGGGGATTATCGTTGAAGGGGTCGAAACTTCTGAAGAGCTAGAGTATTTTGAAAGCTTGGGTGGTAGCAGTATTGAGGTTCAAGGTTATTTTATTTCGCATCCACTAGATACTGACAAAGCAACTCAGTGGATTCAGACAACTATTTAA
- a CDS encoding Txe/YoeB family addiction module toxin: MRSIVFHEDTLQAYEYLRESNKSVHKKLLSILKEMQKADPTQGTGKPEALRYELSGYYSRRLSDKERLIYSFDDENIHIIAIGGHYEE, translated from the coding sequence ATGCGGTCAATTGTGTTTCATGAAGATACTTTGCAAGCTTATGAATATTTGAGGGAATCTAATAAATCTGTTCATAAAAAATTGCTAAGTATTCTCAAAGAGATGCAAAAAGCTGATCCCACTCAGGGAACTGGTAAACCAGAGGCATTGAGATATGAACTATCTGGATACTACTCTCGGAGACTATCAGATAAGGAGAGACTAATTTACAGTTTTGATGATGAAAATATACATATCATTGCGATTGGGGGACACTATGAAGAATAA
- the gorA gene encoding glutathione-disulfide reductase, giving the protein MTKFDYDLFVIGAGSGGLAASKRAASYGAKVAIAEGDLVGGTCVIRGCVPKKLMVYASHFSHFPHESAGYGWTIPEGTLDWEKLRNAIQTEVSRLNKLHISFLEKNNVELISGFAKFVEAHTVAVGDRQFTAERILIAVGGEAFKPNLAGIEYAITSKEMFLLPQFPKRFAVIGGGYIGTEFAGIMRGLGAEVTQIIRDRYILKGFDNDVRTNVQEGMVNHGINFHTCIDSNSLKITKNSQEHESALMISFNDGEGKTQQVNADVVLSATGRKPNLAPLSLDQAGIAVVNGAIAVTEDSCTNQPHVYAIGDCTNRVNLTPVAIAEGRAFADTIYGHKPRFISHKNIPSAVFSQPEAATVGLSEEKALELYGDRVKVYKTKFRPMFYSLAGGEAKTMMKLIVVGEEERVVGLHMVGKDAAEIIQGMSLVVTMGGCKKDLDNTMAMHPTAAEEFVTM; this is encoded by the coding sequence ATGACCAAGTTTGATTATGACTTATTTGTAATTGGGGCAGGTAGCGGTGGACTGGCTGCCTCAAAACGCGCCGCCAGCTATGGCGCAAAAGTAGCGATCGCGGAAGGAGACTTAGTAGGTGGCACTTGTGTAATTCGTGGTTGTGTCCCCAAAAAGTTGATGGTTTATGCGTCTCACTTTTCCCATTTCCCCCATGAATCCGCAGGCTATGGCTGGACAATTCCTGAAGGGACTTTGGATTGGGAGAAACTCCGTAATGCTATTCAAACAGAAGTATCGCGTCTAAATAAATTGCACATTAGTTTCTTAGAAAAGAATAATGTGGAGCTAATTTCAGGATTTGCCAAATTTGTTGAAGCTCATACGGTGGCAGTAGGCGATCGCCAATTTACCGCTGAACGCATTCTAATCGCTGTAGGTGGTGAAGCCTTTAAACCCAATTTAGCAGGTATTGAATATGCCATCACATCTAAGGAGATGTTTTTGCTGCCACAGTTTCCCAAACGATTTGCGGTGATTGGGGGTGGCTATATTGGGACTGAGTTTGCGGGCATCATGCGTGGACTCGGAGCCGAGGTTACACAAATCATCCGCGATCGCTATATTTTAAAAGGATTTGACAATGATGTACGTACTAATGTGCAAGAGGGGATGGTCAATCATGGCATCAATTTCCACACCTGCATTGATAGCAATTCACTCAAGATTACCAAGAATAGTCAGGAGCATGAAAGCGCATTAATGATTTCCTTTAATGATGGAGAAGGCAAGACACAACAAGTCAATGCTGATGTTGTCTTATCGGCAACAGGACGCAAGCCCAATTTAGCACCACTCAGTCTAGACCAAGCAGGAATAGCAGTCGTTAATGGCGCGATCGCTGTTACCGAAGATAGCTGTACCAATCAACCCCATGTCTATGCGATCGGCGACTGTACTAATCGCGTGAATTTAACTCCCGTAGCGATCGCTGAAGGTCGCGCCTTTGCCGATACTATTTATGGACATAAACCACGTTTTATCAGCCACAAAAATATTCCCTCGGCTGTGTTCTCACAACCTGAAGCTGCTACGGTTGGTTTATCTGAAGAAAAAGCGCTTGAGCTATATGGCGATCGGGTAAAAGTCTATAAAACAAAATTCCGCCCCATGTTTTACAGTCTCGCAGGTGGTGAAGCCAAAACAATGATGAAATTAATTGTCGTTGGTGAAGAGGAACGAGTTGTCGGTTTACATATGGTGGGCAAAGATGCTGCCGAGATCATTCAAGGTATGTCTCTAGTCGTCACGATGGGCGGCTGCAAAAAAGATCTCGATAATACGATGGCAATGCACCCCACTGCCGCAGAAGAGTTTGTCACCATGTAG
- a CDS encoding NADH dehydrogenase subunit K — MKSENVGLDFSIEEQTQRLINPAATPQVTQDLSNNVILTTLNDLYNWSRMSSLWPMLYGTSCCFIEFAAMIGSRFDFDRFGLLPRSSPRQADLIITAGTVTMKMAPALVRLYEQMQEPKYVIAMGACTITGGMFSTDSYTTVRGVDKLIPVDVYIPGCPPRPEAIMDAIIKLRKKIGTEGFNERANLNRTHRYYAVKHEMKVVSPILTGQYLEMPSRMAPPKELVESGIPLPALQMAQKEVETVGR; from the coding sequence ATGAAATCCGAAAACGTTGGTCTGGACTTCAGCATTGAAGAACAAACTCAGCGCCTTATCAATCCTGCCGCAACACCACAAGTCACCCAAGACTTATCTAATAATGTCATTTTGACCACCCTCAATGACCTCTACAACTGGTCGAGAATGTCTAGCCTTTGGCCGATGCTCTATGGCACTAGCTGTTGCTTCATTGAGTTTGCTGCCATGATCGGCTCTAGATTTGACTTCGATCGCTTTGGTCTATTACCCCGTTCTAGCCCTCGTCAAGCTGATTTGATCATCACCGCAGGCACTGTCACCATGAAAATGGCTCCTGCTCTGGTGCGTCTCTACGAGCAAATGCAAGAACCAAAATATGTAATTGCGATGGGCGCTTGCACGATTACAGGCGGCATGTTTAGCACTGATTCCTACACCACAGTACGCGGCGTTGATAAGTTAATCCCCGTTGATGTGTATATCCCCGGTTGCCCTCCTCGCCCCGAAGCAATCATGGATGCAATCATCAAGCTTCGCAAAAAGATTGGTACTGAAGGCTTTAACGAAAGAGCAAACCTCAATCGTACCCATCGCTACTATGCCGTTAAGCATGAGATGAAGGTAGTTAGCCCCATCCTCACAGGACAATATCTAGAAATGCCTAGCCGTATGGCTCCGCCCAAGGAACTAGTCGAGTCTGGCATTCCTCTACCAGCGTTGCAAATGGCTCAAAAGGAGGTCGAGACAGTTGGCAGATAA